The sequence below is a genomic window from bacterium.
CTCGTTTAGTCTCCACTTCATTTGATAATTGTATTCGCTCTTGGGATATTCCTAGCGGCGCGCCAAGAGAAGCTCATAACGCGCACGCAGGTTCACTTTCAGTGGTAGCATTTGATGATAACACACCTATCGCAGCAGGATCAGGCGAAAAAACGGTGCAAATATATCGCGTTAGTGATTCGGGTGAAGTGAAATCCTGCAAAAAGCGAGTCGAATGGGCTTCATGCCTAAGCTTCAGTCCTGACGGTTCTCTCCTTGCAGCAGGCTCAAGTGATGCTCGTGTACGTATCTGGAGAACTGAAGACGGACGTTCGGTCAAGACTATGACCACCCATGACGACAGCGTTACAGCACTCACTTTTAGCGCTGATAATTCGTTATTAGCTTCAAGCGACAAACGCATCTGGTTGACAAGAATTTCCGATGGGCTTCCAATCAAGCGCATTGTTGGTCATCGCGCCTCAATCACTGCTCTGGCTCTAAACAAAGATAACACGCTACTTGCATCTGGCTCTGTTGATAGGATGATCAAGATTTGGAGGGTCTCCGACGGTGAGCTTATTCATTCAACCAATGGCCATTCTGATTGGGTAGAAAGCCTCGCTTTCAGCCCTGACGGATGGCTACTAGCCTCATGTTCCGGCGATAAGACTATCAAGCTCTGGCGAGTAAGTGACGGTGAGGAAATCGGCACCATAATCGCCCACGACAGCCGAGTTTACAGTCTGAAATTCTCACCCAATGGCCGTTACCTAGTCTCAGCAGGCATGGACCGAGCCATCAAACTCTGGAAAATCCGCACCGCCGATACAATGTAACTCGGGTAGGGTATCTGGTGATTGGAATTAGTTATATAACAATAGGAATGCATTCGACACTAACCCCTTCACCGATTACATTACCTTCAGGTCGATCTGGCGATGCCGTATCTTCAGCAAACTACGCCCACA
It includes:
- a CDS encoding DnaJ domain-containing protein; the encoded protein is MQNYYAILKVSTKAEERTIRAAYRRLARRLHPDVNQENDAHERMVLINKAYDVLSDPIKKAEYDLHFKIEPTSNRPTTKRPTKRATTRKSGAWAYLTLAANLIGHEASVYSVAFNLKGTRLVSTSFDNCIRSWDIPSGAPREAHNAHAGSLSVVAFDDNTPIAAGSGEKTVQIYRVSDSGEVKSCKKRVEWASCLSFSPDGSLLAAGSSDARVRIWRTEDGRSVKTMTTHDDSVTALTFSADNSLLASSDKRIWLTRISDGLPIKRIVGHRASITALALNKDNTLLASGSVDRMIKIWRVSDGELIHSTNGHSDWVESLAFSPDGWLLASCSGDKTIKLWRVSDGEEIGTIIAHDSRVYSLKFSPNGRYLVSAGMDRAIKLWKIRTADTM